A single window of Haliotis asinina isolate JCU_RB_2024 chromosome 5, JCU_Hal_asi_v2, whole genome shotgun sequence DNA harbors:
- the LOC137284178 gene encoding macrophage-expressed gene 1 protein-like: MLIFVLVVSGVASVLGSGTLDSGNKSPEFPKGDVRACYRNNKKLERLEVLPGQGWDNLRNVDAGLVVIYYYSRCRTTEDGRYLIPDTVNTIPLKESKLKVFAELISHWSNYTSTTAHGVNVNAGLSFDSVKVSGTFSSSYEHVKSKQIGDRSYTTRVQLRYVRYTAKLQPDAALHPTFKSRLLSIAGSLQLNNLDKARYDSELLVRDFGTHVITNVDAGAALVQEDQVSAEFVNSRKFSKSQITAGARASFLGIFSIGVSYHSSTSNELKIAYEQHRFSSQIDTLGGPMFKASNFTANDWTNEADHELVAVDRSGDPLFFLINSVSLPELPNSVLYQLQNLVRETILHYYEFNTYRGCTELDSPNFSPAANLDDGTCKSPYTNLTFGGVFQTCIISSGSNNSDICSALDQMNPKTGGHTCPEGYEPVELHTGRLSESKSVHSCNSCWLFFKCCHDNYYHSEATYIMHWCAAKGSVSQKSGYLFGGLYTSQLNNPLTQGKTCPVNFYTLTLGKDLHICISDDYELGMKYSMPFGGFISCTSGNPLAMNPKPEGNKNSALPSLHSFFQKSKSWPKHCPKGYSQHLAYVDEGCEINYCLKASSLLKVGLPKIRRPPFQSAPPLLPSSEACPGTGAAAGIGVLAILGCVIISILVLIKRRRKSSSVYQKLATDDTVLSSQSSFSSTESDAVSINVE; this comes from the coding sequence ATGTTGATCTTTGTCCTCGTCGTCAGTGGTGTGGCCAGTGTATTAGGGAGCGGAACACTTGACTCTGGAAACAAATCACCTGAGTTCCCCAAAGGTGACGTTCGAGCGTGTTACAGAAATAACAAAAAACTTGAGCGTCTTGAGGTTCTGCCTGGTCAAGGCTGGGACAACCTGCGGAACGTGGACGCCGGCCTCGTTGTCATCTACTACTACTCCAGGTGTCGGACAACTGAAGATGGCCGTTACCTCATCCCTGATACAGTCAACACCATCCCTTTGAAGGAAAGTAAGCTGAAAGTGTTTGCTGAACTAATCTCTCACTGGTCCAACTATACCAGCACCACGGCTCACGGTGTAAATGTCAACGCGGGCCTCAGTTTTGATTCGGTGAAAGTAAGTGGAACATTTTCTTCCAGCTATGAGCATGTGAAGTCCAAACAGATAGGTGATAGATCTTACACTACCCGAGTCCAACTGAGGTACGTTCGCTACACGGCCAAGCTGCAACCCGATGCCGCGCTTCATCCCACGTTCAAGTCTCGTCTGCTCAGTATCGCGGGAAGTCTGCAACTGAACAATCTGGACAAAGCACGTTATGATAGTGAACTTCTTGTGCGGGACTTCGGTACACACGTCATCACCAATGTAGATGCCGGTGCCGCCTTGGTGCAGGAGGACCAGGTGTCTGCGGAATTTGTGAACAGCAGAAAATTCTCGAAGAGTCAAATAACAGCTGGAGCGAGAGCATCATTTTTAGGGATTTTCAGTATCGGTGTGTCTTATCATTCTTCTACGTCAAATGAACTTAAAATAGCATATGAACAGCACAGATTCTCCTCTCAGATCGATACTCTAGGAGGTCCTATGTTTAAGGCCTCCAACTTCACAGCCAACGACTGGACCAACGAGGCTGACCATGAACTGGTGGCCGTGGACAGGTCTGGAGACCCTCTCTTCTTCCTCATCAACTCTGTCTCACTCCCCGAGCTGCCCAACTCCGTCCTTTATCAACTTCAGAACCTTGTTCGGGAGACAATCTTGCATTACTATGAGTTTAACACATACAGGGGATGCACTGAACTGGACTCGCCTAACTTCAGCCCTGCAGCCAACCTGGATGACGGAACGTGTAAAAGTCCTTACACTAATCTGACATTTGGTGGAGTTTTTCAAACCTGTATTATATCCTCGGGATCAAACAACAGCGACATCTGTTCTGCTCTTGACCAAATGAACCCAAAGACAGGAGGACATACCTGTCCAGAAGGGTATGAACCAGTAGAACTGCACACAGGACGCCTGTCTGAATCGAAGTCGGTCCACTCTTGTAATTCCTGCTGGCTGTTCTTCAagtgttgtcatgacaactatTACCACAGCGAAGCAACCTACATCATGCATTGGTGTGCAGCTAAGGGTTCGGTGTCTCAGAAATCCGGTTATCTTTTCGGAGGCCTGTACACATCACAGCTTAACAACCCTCTCACTCAAGGAAAGACGTGCCCTGTCAACTTCTACACTCTTACCCTGGGGAAGGACCTCCACATCTGCATCAGTGATGATTACGAGTTGGGTATGAAGTATTCCATGCCATTCGGAGGTTTCATCAGCTGTACAAGTGGCAACCCCCTTGCTATGAACCCTAAACCCGAGGGTAACAAGAACTCGGCCTTGCCATCACTTCACTCATTCTTCCAAAAATCCAAAAGCTGGCCTAAGCACTGTCCCAAGGGCTACAGTCAACATCTGGCTTACGTTGACGAAGGTTGTGAGATCAACTATTGCCTAAAGGCGAGTTCCCTGTTAAAAGTTGGACTTCCCAAAATCCGTCGGCCGCCATTCCAATCTGCTCCTCCGTTGCTCCCAAGCAGTGAAGCATGCCCAGGCACTGGCGCAGCAGCTGGAATCGGTGTGCTTGCTATTCTCGGATGTGTCATTATCTCCATCCTCGTTCTTATCAAGCGACGTCGGAAGTCGTCGTCAGTATATCAGAAGCTTGCGACTGATGACACAGTTCTGTCTTCACAAAGTAGCTTTAGTTCAACCGAAAGTGATGCTGTCAGTATAAACGTTGAGTAG